The following are from one region of the Nicotiana tomentosiformis chromosome 7, ASM39032v3, whole genome shotgun sequence genome:
- the LOC138895960 gene encoding uncharacterized protein — MLTQIVASQAQRLSIGTNSSSRPGESASSRVNKFLQLDPPVFTGTDLEEDPQEFIDEMHTTLREESREEGNPPVKWGEFIDAFMDHFLPAETKAARAAEFESLKQGSMNVWEYHIEFACLSNYAIHMFPTMVARVRRFVQGLSPLVINEASTAALNSDMIYGMMVAFAQATETRKLKNRMEHQSSSKARSAGNFGGSSGGGSGRSAFKGGSSRPSQ, encoded by the exons atgttgacacagatagtggcttctcaggcccagagattgaGTATTGGGACTAATTCTTCCAGTCggccaggggaatctgctagttccagggtgaacaagtttcttcagttagaccctccagtgtttacgggtactgatcTCGAGGAAGACCCCCAGgaattcattgatgagatgcatacgactcttcgg gaggaatcccgtgaggaagGAAACCCTCCGGTGAAGTGGGGTGAGTTCatagatgcctttatggatcatttcttgcctgccgaaactaaggcagcccgtgccgctgagtttgaaagcctgaagcagggtagtatgaatgtgtgggagtaccatatagaGTTTGCGTGTCTCTCCAattatgctattcacatgtttcccactatggtggctagagtgcgccggtttgttcagggccttagccccttggttatcaatgaggcctctacagctgccttgaattccgatatgatCTATGGTatgatggtggcatttgctcaagccacagagacccgtaaattgaagaatagaatggagcatcAGAGTAGCAGTAAGGCCCGGTCCgcaggcaactttggtggttcttccggtggtggtagtggtaggtcggcattcaagGGAGGGTCATCAAGACCATCCCAATAA